In one Trichlorobacter lovleyi SZ genomic region, the following are encoded:
- the rpoC gene encoding DNA-directed RNA polymerase subunit beta' has product MEDYFTGSFFDKPKDPLHFSAIRISISSPEKIRERSFGEVKKPETINYRTFKPERDGLFCAKIFGPTKDYECNCGKYKRMKHRGIICEKCGVEVIPSKVRRERLGHIDLATPVAHIWFLKSLPSRIGNLLDITLKDLERVLYFEAFAITDPGTTPLKFCEVLSEDKFLKAQEEYGIDAFEGGMGAEAVRKCLQALELDELAVQLRMEMMESTSEAKRKKVAKRLKVVEAFKQSGNKPEWMILECIPVLPPELRPLVPLDGGRFATSDLNDLYRRVINRNNRLKRLCELQAPEVIIRNEKRMLQEAVDALFDNGRRGRAIAGPNKRPLKSLSDMLKGKSGRFRQNLLGKRVDYSGRSVIVVGPELKLHQCGLPKKMALELFKPFIYNKLEERGYVTTIKSAKKMVEKERPEVWDVLEEVIREHPVMLNRAPTLHRLGIQAFEPVLIEGKAIQLHPLVCTAFNADFDGDQMAVHLPLSIESQVETRVLMMSTNNILSPAHGKPIIVPSQDMVLGTYYMTRERIGAKGERTTFASPEEVRIAFDHGEVDMQARVKVRMIDAPDNPDEKPQLVDTTVGRIILREVLPPQVPFSAINKVMNKKELSNLIDTCYRLAGNKETVILADRLKETGFRYANLAGISICIDDMVIPEGKQAIIDRANEEVQEIQNQYTEGLITDGERYNKVIDIWAKSTEEIAKEMLGNLSKEIVVDSDGKEVEIPSFNAIHMMADSGARGSAQQIRQLAGMRGLMAKPSGEIIETPITANFREGLTVLQYFISTHGARKGLADTALKTANSGYLTRRLVDVAQDAIITEDDCGTLDGLTVSSLTEGGEVIEHIGDRILGRVALDDIHDPITDEILVEANQEIDENLVKKIEDAGLEKVKMRSVLTCQSKRGICAKCYGRDLARGHIVNMGEAVGVIAAQSIGEPGTQLTMRTFHIGGTASRAAEQTSLEARYEGLVKYINLHTVVNAEGFHIVMSRNGEVAVVDETGRERERYGVVYGAKLKIAPEGSVKAGETLAEWDPYTMPILTEVGGRVKFGDIIEGVTMEEKLDDVTGLSRKEIVETKDSDKRPRIAIKDAGESGGTIGRYYLPVGAIINVTEDAVICGGDIIAKIPRETTKTKDITGGLPRVAELFEARKPKDFAVITEIDGKVNFGKDSKGKRKVVVTPELGEPKEYLIPKGKHISVHEGDYVRAGEPLMDGSSNPHDILRVLGVKELAKYLVDEVQEVYRLQGVKINDKHIEVIVRQMLRRVRIKEVGDTNLLIDDQVERYVFEEENAKAFAEGKRPATAEPLLLGITKASLSTESFISAASFQETTKVLTQAAIEGKVDALRGLKENVIMGRLIPAGTGIPRYRHLRLHVEEQTGEQAVTQLDAAPDLDAEQQAA; this is encoded by the coding sequence GTGGAAGATTATTTCACAGGAAGCTTCTTCGATAAACCAAAAGATCCCCTGCATTTTTCAGCTATTCGTATCTCCATCTCCTCGCCGGAGAAGATTCGGGAGCGTTCCTTTGGTGAAGTGAAAAAGCCGGAGACGATTAACTATCGGACCTTCAAGCCGGAGCGTGATGGCTTGTTCTGTGCCAAAATATTTGGACCGACAAAGGATTACGAGTGTAACTGCGGCAAATATAAACGCATGAAGCACCGCGGTATTATCTGCGAGAAGTGCGGCGTCGAGGTTATTCCCTCCAAGGTGCGCCGTGAACGGCTTGGACATATTGATCTTGCTACCCCGGTGGCGCATATCTGGTTCCTCAAGTCGCTACCTTCCAGGATCGGAAATCTGCTTGATATTACTCTCAAGGATCTCGAGCGGGTACTGTATTTCGAGGCTTTTGCCATCACTGACCCCGGTACGACGCCACTCAAGTTCTGCGAGGTGTTGTCAGAGGATAAGTTTCTCAAGGCCCAGGAAGAGTATGGCATTGATGCCTTTGAAGGCGGCATGGGTGCAGAAGCCGTACGGAAGTGTCTGCAGGCGTTGGAGCTCGATGAGCTGGCAGTTCAACTGCGGATGGAGATGATGGAGTCCACCAGCGAGGCCAAGCGCAAGAAGGTGGCCAAGCGTCTCAAGGTAGTAGAGGCCTTCAAGCAGTCTGGCAACAAGCCCGAATGGATGATCCTGGAATGTATTCCGGTATTGCCACCGGAATTGCGCCCACTGGTGCCGCTGGATGGCGGACGTTTTGCCACCTCTGATCTGAACGACCTCTATCGTCGTGTTATCAACCGGAATAACCGCCTTAAACGTCTTTGTGAACTGCAGGCCCCGGAGGTGATCATCCGTAACGAAAAGCGGATGCTGCAGGAGGCGGTTGACGCCCTGTTTGACAACGGTCGCCGTGGCCGCGCTATTGCCGGCCCCAACAAGCGTCCGCTCAAGTCACTGTCTGACATGCTCAAGGGTAAATCCGGCCGTTTCCGTCAGAACCTGTTGGGCAAGCGGGTCGACTACTCCGGCCGTTCCGTTATTGTTGTCGGTCCTGAGCTGAAGTTGCACCAGTGCGGTCTGCCTAAGAAAATGGCTCTGGAGCTGTTCAAGCCGTTTATTTATAACAAGCTCGAAGAGCGTGGCTATGTTACCACTATCAAGAGTGCCAAGAAGATGGTGGAAAAGGAACGTCCCGAAGTATGGGATGTACTGGAAGAAGTAATCCGGGAACATCCGGTCATGTTGAACCGTGCACCAACCCTGCACAGACTCGGTATACAGGCCTTTGAACCGGTTTTGATCGAAGGTAAGGCCATTCAGCTGCACCCACTGGTCTGTACTGCATTTAACGCCGACTTTGACGGTGACCAGATGGCCGTACACCTGCCACTTTCCATTGAAAGTCAGGTGGAAACCAGGGTGTTGATGATGTCCACCAACAACATCCTCTCCCCGGCTCACGGCAAGCCGATTATCGTGCCCTCGCAGGATATGGTTCTTGGAACCTATTACATGACCAGGGAGCGGATTGGCGCTAAAGGCGAGAGGACGACTTTTGCCTCTCCCGAAGAAGTGCGTATCGCTTTTGACCATGGTGAGGTTGATATGCAGGCACGGGTCAAGGTGCGGATGATTGATGCACCTGACAATCCGGATGAGAAGCCGCAACTGGTTGATACCACCGTCGGCAGGATCATTCTGCGGGAGGTGTTGCCTCCACAGGTTCCTTTCTCGGCAATCAACAAGGTGATGAACAAGAAGGAACTCTCAAACCTGATTGATACCTGCTACCGTCTGGCCGGCAACAAGGAAACGGTTATTCTGGCTGACCGTCTGAAGGAAACCGGTTTCCGCTATGCAAACCTGGCTGGTATCTCAATCTGTATCGATGATATGGTCATTCCTGAAGGTAAACAGGCCATCATTGACAGGGCCAATGAAGAGGTCCAGGAGATTCAAAACCAGTACACCGAAGGTCTGATTACCGATGGTGAACGCTACAACAAGGTTATTGATATCTGGGCCAAATCTACTGAAGAGATCGCCAAGGAGATGTTGGGCAACCTCTCCAAGGAGATCGTTGTTGACAGTGATGGTAAAGAGGTTGAAATCCCCTCCTTTAATGCCATTCACATGATGGCTGACTCAGGCGCACGGGGTTCCGCACAGCAGATCCGTCAGTTGGCCGGTATGCGGGGCTTGATGGCAAAACCGTCCGGCGAGATTATTGAAACTCCGATTACCGCAAACTTCCGTGAGGGTCTGACCGTGTTGCAGTACTTCATTTCAACCCACGGTGCACGGAAGGGTCTTGCCGATACCGCGTTGAAAACGGCAAACTCCGGTTACCTGACCCGTCGTCTGGTTGACGTGGCCCAGGACGCGATCATTACTGAAGATGATTGCGGTACTCTGGACGGCCTGACGGTCAGCTCGCTGACCGAGGGTGGTGAAGTTATTGAGCATATCGGTGACCGTATTCTTGGTCGGGTTGCTCTTGATGATATCCATGACCCGATTACCGACGAGATTCTGGTGGAGGCAAACCAGGAGATTGACGAAAATCTGGTTAAGAAAATCGAAGATGCAGGTCTTGAGAAGGTCAAGATGCGCTCAGTGCTCACCTGCCAGAGTAAACGTGGCATCTGTGCCAAGTGTTACGGACGCGACCTTGCCCGTGGGCATATCGTTAACATGGGTGAGGCAGTTGGTGTTATCGCTGCCCAGTCTATCGGCGAACCTGGTACCCAGCTGACCATGCGTACCTTCCACATTGGTGGTACTGCATCCCGGGCTGCTGAACAGACTTCACTTGAGGCTCGCTACGAGGGCTTGGTCAAATACATTAATCTGCATACCGTAGTCAATGCAGAGGGTTTCCACATTGTCATGAGCCGTAACGGTGAGGTTGCCGTGGTGGATGAGACCGGTCGTGAACGTGAACGGTACGGTGTTGTTTATGGCGCAAAGCTGAAGATTGCTCCGGAGGGTTCAGTCAAGGCAGGTGAGACACTTGCTGAATGGGATCCATATACCATGCCAATTCTGACTGAGGTTGGCGGCCGGGTTAAGTTCGGTGACATTATTGAAGGTGTCACTATGGAAGAGAAGCTGGATGATGTCACAGGCCTCTCCCGTAAAGAGATCGTAGAAACCAAGGACTCGGATAAACGGCCGAGAATTGCCATCAAAGATGCCGGAGAGTCCGGCGGTACCATTGGTCGTTACTATCTACCTGTTGGTGCCATTATTAACGTGACTGAAGATGCGGTCATCTGTGGTGGTGATATCATTGCCAAGATTCCTCGTGAAACGACCAAAACCAAGGATATTACCGGTGGTCTTCCGCGGGTTGCAGAGTTGTTCGAAGCACGGAAACCGAAAGATTTTGCTGTTATTACCGAGATTGACGGAAAGGTTAATTTCGGTAAAGACTCTAAAGGCAAGCGAAAAGTGGTGGTTACCCCTGAGCTTGGTGAGCCGAAAGAGTATCTGATTCCAAAAGGTAAGCATATCAGTGTACACGAAGGTGATTATGTTCGTGCCGGGGAACCGTTGATGGATGGCTCGTCAAACCCTCATGATATTCTGCGCGTTCTTGGCGTCAAGGAGCTTGCCAAATACCTTGTCGATGAAGTGCAGGAAGTCTATCGTCTGCAAGGTGTTAAGATTAACGATAAGCATATTGAGGTTATTGTACGACAGATGTTGCGTCGTGTCAGAATCAAAGAGGTTGGCGACACCAACCTGCTGATCGATGACCAGGTTGAACGCTATGTCTTTGAAGAAGAAAATGCTAAGGCTTTTGCCGAAGGGAAGCGTCCTGCAACAGCAGAGCCTCTTTTGCTTGGTATTACCAAGGCCTCGCTCTCAACAGAGTCATTCATCTCAGCAGCATCTTTCCAGGAGACAACGAAGGTACTGACGCAGGCCGCTATCGAAGGCAAAGTTGATGCCCTGCGCGGACTTAAAGAGAACGTCATTATGGGACGGTTGATACCAGCTGGAACCGGTATACCCCGTTATCGTCACC